From the genome of Vitis riparia cultivar Riparia Gloire de Montpellier isolate 1030 chromosome 2, EGFV_Vit.rip_1.0, whole genome shotgun sequence, one region includes:
- the LOC117929221 gene encoding transcription factor MYB1-like, whose product MESLGVRKGAWIQEEDVLLRKCIEKYGEGKWHLVPLRAGLNRCRKSCRLRWLNYLKPDIKRGEFALDEVDLMIRLHNLLGNRWSLIAGRLPGRTANDVKNYWHGHHLKKKVQFQEEGRNKPLTHSKTKAIKPHPHKFSKALPRFELKTTAVDTFDTQVSTSSKPSSTSPQPNDDIIWWESLLAELDKDTDFSASGEMLIASLRTEETATQKKGPMDGMIEQIQGGEDDFPFDVGFWDTPNTQVNHLI is encoded by the exons ATGGAGAGCTTAGGAGTTAGAAAGGGTGCATGGATCCAAGAAGAGGATGTTCTCCTGAGGAAATGCATTGAGAAATATGGAGAAGGAAAGTGGCATCTGGTTCCCCTCCGAGCAG GGTTGAATAGATGCCGAAAAAGCTGCAGGTTGAGATGGCTCAATTATTTGAAGCCGGATATCAAGAGAGGAGAGTTTGCATTAGACGAGGTTGATCTCATGATTAGGCTTCACAATTTGTTGGGGAACAG ATGGTCCTTGATTGCGGGTAGGCTTCCAGGGAGGACTGCTAATGATGTCAAGAACTATTGGCATGGTCACCACTTGAAAAAGAAGGTCCAGTTCCAGGAAGAAGGGAGAAATAAACCCCTAACACATTCTAAAACCAAAGCTATAAAGCCTCACCCTCACAAGTTCTCCAAAGCCTTGCCAAGGTTTGAACTAAAAACTACAGCTGTGGATACTTTTGACACACAAGTAAGTACTTCCAGTAAGCCATCATCCACGTCACCACAACCGAATGATGACATCATATGGTGGGAAAGCCTGTTAGCTGAGCTGGATAAAGACACTGACTTTTCGGCTTCTGGAGAGATGCTTATCGCAAGCCTCAGGACAGAAGAAACTGCAACACAGAAAAAGGGACCCATGGATGGTATGATCGAACAAATCCAGGGAGGTGAGGATGATTTTCCATTTGATGTGGGCTTCTGGGATACACCCAACACACAAGTAAATCATTTGATCTGA